Part of the Oerskovia paurometabola genome is shown below.
TCGTGCCGACCGCGGCACCGATCTCCCGCAGGAAGTTGTTCGTCGACGTCGCCACCCCGACCATCTCGGGGGCGACCGAGTTCTGCACCGCGATGACGATGGTCTGCAGCACGAGCCCCAGCCCGAACCCGAGCACGAAGATCATCGCGCCGAAGGTCACCATCGAGATGTCTGCCGTGAGCTGCGTCAGCAGGACCAGGCCGATCGTCGCGATGCCCATCCCCAGGATCGGGTAGATCTTGTACCGTCCCGTGCGCGCGATCAGCAGGCCCGAGCCGATCGCCGTGATCATCAGCCCGACCGTCATGGGCAGCATGAGCAGCCCGGACTCCGTGGCGCCGTAGCCCTGCGCCATCTGCAGGAAGGTCGGCAGGAACGACAGCGCCGCGAACATCGTCATGCCCAGCACCAGGGCGATCGAGACCGACACGGAGAACGTCGGGCTCTTGAACAGGTGCAGCGGGATGAGAGGGTCGGCCGCCCTGGTCTCGACCACGAGGAACCCGACGAGCGCGAGCACCGCCACGACCAGCACCGTCAGCAGGGCGGGGCTGCTCCAGTCGTACTTCTTGTCGCTCGAGATCGTGCTCCAGCTCGTGAGGAGCACGATGCCCGCGGTCGTGACGGCCATCAGGACCGCACCGCCGACGTCGAACCGGCGGCTCGGCGTGCGGGACGGGAGCCGGAGCTTGAACCAGGCGATCGCCAGCGCGGTCAGCCCGATCGGCACGTTGAGCCAGAAGCACCAGCGCCACCCGGGGCCCTCGGTGAACCAGCCGCCCAGCAGCGGGCCGGCGACCGTCGCGATGCCGAAGACCGCACCCATGGGCCCCATGTACTTGCCGCGGTCCCTGGCCGAGACGATGTCGGCGATGATCGCCTGGCTCAGGATCACGAGGCCCCCGGCCCCCAGCCCCTGGACCGAGCGCCACACCACGAGCTCGACGAACGAGCCCGACAGCGCGGACCCGGTCGACCCCACCACGAAGATCGCGATCGCGACCAGGAAGGGCAGGCGTCGCCCGCGCACGTCGCCGATCTTGCCGTAGATCGGCATCACGATCGCGATCGCCAGCAGGTAGGCCGTGATGATCCAGCCCTCGTCCTGCGCGGCGCCGAGGTCCCCCACGATGGTCGGCAGCGCCGTGCCCACGACCGACTGGTCCAGCGCGGACAGGAACATCGCGGCCAGCAGGGAGCTGAAGATCACGTAGACGGTGCCCTTGGAGAGCACGATCTCCGGCTCGCTCGTCGTCGTGGCACGGGACGTGGCGTCGCTCATCGCAGCTTCCTCACTGGCGCACCGGACCTGGCAGCGCCCGTCGGGAGATCTCGGGACTCGCGTGCGGAGGATGCGGCCGGCCCCCGGTCGAGAGGCTCGTCCGTCGCGTCCCTCGATGGTCGTACGGGGGCCCGGAGGGCGCAACACCTGACGGACTGCCGCTACCCCGGGCTCAGAGCCCGTCGAGGAGATCGCGCATCCGGTCGATCTCGCCGCCCTGGCCCGACGCCGTCTCGGCGGCGATCTCGTGCGCGAACAGGTCCTGACCGTCGACGAGCACGACGTCGACCATGTCGAGCGCGCCCTCGTGGTGCGCGATCATGCCCTCGAGGAAGAGCCGGTCGAACGCCGCCCCGCTCGCTGCCGCGAGCGCCGCCATCTGCTCGTCGGTGAGCATCCCGACGGCGGCCTCGCCGTGGGTCCCGTGCCCACCGTCCGCACCGTCGGGGACGCGCGGGCCCGTGCCGCCCGCGGTCTCGGCTCCCTCGGGCACCTCGACGTCGCGCGCCTGCAGCCACGACGCGAGCGCATGGATCTCCGGTCCCTGCCCGGCGGTGACGCGCTCGGCGAAGGCGCGGACGGCGTCGGACTCCGCGCGGTCCGGTGCGAGCGCGGCGATCTCCAGGGCCTGCAGGTGGTGCTCGATCATCCCCGCGACGAACCCGACGTCCGCCTGGTTCCAGGAACCCTCCGCCGGGGCACCGTCGAAGTCCTCGGGTGCGACGGTCGCGTTCCCCTCCCCCGGCAGCCCTGGCTGGACGACGACGCTCGACGGCGTCGAGGTCGGTGCCGCCTCGCCCGTGCACCCCGAGACCCCGAGCGCCAGCCCGACGACGACGAACCCCCAGGTCAGCGTTCGGGCGCCCGGACGTGGGGCGCTCGCCCACCCTGCGTTTCCAGCGGGAAAACTCCGCATCGGCTCTGTTCCCTCCGTGTAAAACCTCGCCGGAACCATCCCGTTTAAGTGGTGCATGTCACATTTGACGGTCAGAATGCGCAGAACCCTACCAAGGAGGTGTTTCCCTCGTGCATCGAAGAACGCACAGGCGCAAGAACCGGGTACTGCTCGCCTCGTCCGTGGCCGCAACCCTCGCCGTCTCCTCGCTCGCGGTCGCGTCGGGCGCGTACGCCGAACCGTCCGACGGATCTCCGGAGGCGGTGGCCGAGCTCCTCGAGCAGGCTCCGTCCTCCCTTCCCGCGCAACGCCTCGCTCCCCTCGCCCAGGCCACCGACGTCCTGGCCCCCGGGGAGATCGCCGGCAGCCCTAACCTCACCCTCGTCGCCAACATCCCCAAGAACGGGGCCTTCGCGCCCGAGGGCCAGTACAACAGCGACCTCGCCTTCCAGGGCCGCTACGCGTTCGCCGGCAACTACGGCGGGTTCACGGTCTACGACGTCGCCGACCCGACGAACCCCCAGCAGGTCGCGCAGGTCGTCTGCGCCGGCTCCCAGAACGACATCTCGGTCTACGGCGACCTGCTCGTCCTGAGCACCGACTCCTCGCGCAGCAACGCCTCGTGCGACAACGTCGCCCAGAGCGCGACGATCAAGGAGTCCTGGGAGGGCCTGAAGGTCTTCGACATCTCCGACCCGACGTCGCCCCGGTACGTGTCGGCCGTCGAGACCCAGTGCGGCTCGCACACGAACTCGCTCGCCCCGTCGAAGGACGGCAAGGACCTGTTCGTCTACGTCTCGTCCTACTCTCCCAACGCCGCGTTCCCCGACTGCAAGCCGCCGCACGACCTCATCAGCGTCGTGCAGATCCCGGTCGACGACCCGGAGTCGGCCGAGCTCGTCTCGACGCCCGTCCTCTTCCCCGACGGCGGCAACCCGGGCGGCAACGGCTCGAGCACGACGTCCGGGTGCCACGACATCACGACCTACCCGTCGAAGGACATCGCGGCGGGCGCGTGCATGGGCGACGGCATCCTCATGGACATCTCCGACCGTGCGCACCCCGTGGTCACCGAGGTCGTGCGGGACACGACGAACTTCGCGTTCTGGCACTCGGCGACGTTCAACAACGCGGGCACCAAGGTCGTCTTCACCGACGAGCTCGGCGGCGGCGGCGCGCCCACGTGCAACGCGACGGTCGGGCCCGAGAAGGGCGCGGACGCGATCTACGACATCGTCGACGGACAGCTCGTGTTCAAGAGCTACTACAAGATCCCGCGCGAGCAGGCCGCGACCGAGAACTGCGTCGCGCACAACGGCTCGCTCATCCCCGTCCCGGGCCGCGACATCATGGTCCAGGCCTGGTACCAGGGCGGGATCTCGGTGTGGGACTTCACGGACTCGGCCAACCCGGTCGAGATCGCGTGGTTCGACCGGGGCGCGCTGTCGCCCGACCGGCTGATCCTCGGCGGGTCGTGGTCGGCCTACTGGTACAACGGCGCGATCATCTCGAACGACATCCAGAAGGGCCTCGACGTCCTGCTGCTCGACGACCCGGTCACCAACGCCGCGAAGTCGGTCCTGACGGACGAGCTCAACCCCCAGGCCCAGCCGACGTACGTCGAACCGGCCGCGTGGTCGAAGAAGACCGCCTACGCGGGCGGAGCGATCGTCACGTACGGCGGCGCCGTCTGGCGGGCCCAGTGGTGGACCTCGGGCCAGACCCCCGGGGACCCGTGGGGCCCGTGGGAGGAGATCGCAGGCGTCGACTCGAAGGGCGTCGGGGCGTGGAAGCCGACCCGCGTCTACTCCTCGGGGGACACCGTGACGCACGACGGCACCACGTACACCGCCAAGTGGTGGACGAGGAACCAGGCCCCCGGCGACCGCTGGGGACCGTGGGCGCCGCAGGGCTGACCTGCGTCCCGCCCGGGCTGCGGCCCGGGTGAGCCACTGCCCGACGGCGCCGCTCGCCTCACAGGTGAGCGGCGCCGTCGGGCACGGTGCGGCACGAGCGGCACGGGCCACCGGGAGACCCACTACTGTGAGGTGCCCGCTCTGCCCCGAGGCCCGTCCTGCGGGCAGGTGACCGGGCGCGACGACCGAGAGGGACCGCACGGATGGCCAAGCAGCCCAGGGAACGACCCTTCGTCGCGCTGATCGGTGCGCTCCTGTTCGTGGCCGGGGTGGCCCTCACCGCCCTGTTCGCCGCGGTCGCGATCTGGAACCTCGTGCACGGGGAACGAGGAGGGGCGTGGGGGATCTTCGCGGTCACCGTCCCTGTCGGGGCCCTCGGCTTCTGGCTCATCAGGGTCAGCCGGGTCCCGGTCGGCGATGCCCTCAACATCTGATCACCCCTCCAGGGGCCGCCCGGGCGAGAGCCGGTCGGCCACCCCGCCGAGCGTGAGGACCCCTCACGGAGACGGTCACCGCCTCGCTCATCGGGCGGCGTACTCGGTGTCGGTGACGTGCTCGAGCCAGGTCGTGCTCCGGGCAGGGTCGTCGGCACCCTCCGAGATCGCGAGGTGTTCCATGAAGGAGTCAGGTGCAGCGCCGTGCCAGTGCTGCTCACCCGGAGGGCAGTACACCGTCTCGCCGGGCAGGGCCCGGACGACCGCGCCGTCCCTGGTACCGACCAGCGCGACACCGGAGACGACATGGAGGAACTGACCGCGGGCGTGGACGTGCCAGGCGGTGCGTGCACCGGGGGCGAAGCGAACGCGTCCGACGACGGTGCGTTGATCGCCGTCCAGCGGGCTGACGATCATGTCGAGCCAGACGTCGCCGGTGAACTGCTCGGGCGGGTTCTTCGTCGTGGGGGCCCGCGGCAGGGTACGCATCAGCGTTCTTCTCCTCGAAGCGTGGACTGGGACGGGGACCGGGACGGGGCGGGGCGTTCCTCCTGCTCGCGGGTCGCGGCCCAGGACGCGAGGAGCTTGAGCCCGTCGTCGGACGGGGACCCGGGGACCGCGGTGTAGACGTTGAGCTGCAGGCCGGTGTCGGCGGGCAGCTCGAGGGCCTCGTAGTCGAGCTCGAGCGTGCCCACTGCGGGGTGGTGGAACACCTTGGTGCCCGTGCGGTGCAGCCGCACGTCGTGCGACGCCCACAGCCGGCGGAAGTCCTCGCTGCGTGTGGAGAGCTCCCCGACCAGTCCGGTGAGGGCCGTGTCGTACGGGTTCTTGCCCGCCTCGGCCCGCAGGATCGCGACCGCGTCGTGCGCGAT
Proteins encoded:
- a CDS encoding MDR family MFS transporter; the encoded protein is MSDATSRATTTSEPEIVLSKGTVYVIFSSLLAAMFLSALDQSVVGTALPTIVGDLGAAQDEGWIITAYLLAIAIVMPIYGKIGDVRGRRLPFLVAIAIFVVGSTGSALSGSFVELVVWRSVQGLGAGGLVILSQAIIADIVSARDRGKYMGPMGAVFGIATVAGPLLGGWFTEGPGWRWCFWLNVPIGLTALAIAWFKLRLPSRTPSRRFDVGGAVLMAVTTAGIVLLTSWSTISSDKKYDWSSPALLTVLVVAVLALVGFLVVETRAADPLIPLHLFKSPTFSVSVSIALVLGMTMFAALSFLPTFLQMAQGYGATESGLLMLPMTVGLMITAIGSGLLIARTGRYKIYPILGMGIATIGLVLLTQLTADISMVTFGAMIFVLGFGLGLVLQTIVIAVQNSVAPEMVGVATSTNNFLREIGAAVGTSVFSTVFTTRLATNLTDAAKGLPPSDVPANFGPDTLTPEAVKGLPAQLHDVVVTAYTDALAPAFWYLVPLGVVGFVIAFFMKEIKLSDKAGLVARGAAVER
- a CDS encoding DUF305 domain-containing protein, which codes for MRSFPAGNAGWASAPRPGARTLTWGFVVVGLALGVSGCTGEAAPTSTPSSVVVQPGLPGEGNATVAPEDFDGAPAEGSWNQADVGFVAGMIEHHLQALEIAALAPDRAESDAVRAFAERVTAGQGPEIHALASWLQARDVEVPEGAETAGGTGPRVPDGADGGHGTHGEAAVGMLTDEQMAALAAASGAAFDRLFLEGMIAHHEGALDMVDVVLVDGQDLFAHEIAAETASGQGGEIDRMRDLLDGL
- a CDS encoding carbohydrate-binding protein; amino-acid sequence: MAATLAVSSLAVASGAYAEPSDGSPEAVAELLEQAPSSLPAQRLAPLAQATDVLAPGEIAGSPNLTLVANIPKNGAFAPEGQYNSDLAFQGRYAFAGNYGGFTVYDVADPTNPQQVAQVVCAGSQNDISVYGDLLVLSTDSSRSNASCDNVAQSATIKESWEGLKVFDISDPTSPRYVSAVETQCGSHTNSLAPSKDGKDLFVYVSSYSPNAAFPDCKPPHDLISVVQIPVDDPESAELVSTPVLFPDGGNPGGNGSSTTSGCHDITTYPSKDIAAGACMGDGILMDISDRAHPVVTEVVRDTTNFAFWHSATFNNAGTKVVFTDELGGGGAPTCNATVGPEKGADAIYDIVDGQLVFKSYYKIPREQAATENCVAHNGSLIPVPGRDIMVQAWYQGGISVWDFTDSANPVEIAWFDRGALSPDRLILGGSWSAYWYNGAIISNDIQKGLDVLLLDDPVTNAAKSVLTDELNPQAQPTYVEPAAWSKKTAYAGGAIVTYGGAVWRAQWWTSGQTPGDPWGPWEEIAGVDSKGVGAWKPTRVYSSGDTVTHDGTTYTAKWWTRNQAPGDRWGPWAPQG
- a CDS encoding (R)-mandelonitrile lyase — protein: MRTLPRAPTTKNPPEQFTGDVWLDMIVSPLDGDQRTVVGRVRFAPGARTAWHVHARGQFLHVVSGVALVGTRDGAVVRALPGETVYCPPGEQHWHGAAPDSFMEHLAISEGADDPARSTTWLEHVTDTEYAAR